Proteins co-encoded in one Chlorogloeopsis sp. ULAP01 genomic window:
- the moaA gene encoding GTP 3',8-cyclase MoaA, producing the protein MNQVDYLRISLIDRCNFRCQYCMPEGEELDYILKQNLLTDEEMLTLIQEVFIPVGFTRFRLTGGEPLLRPRVVELVRAIASFPQTQDVSMTTNGFLLAPMAQSLYDAGLRRINISLDSLEPDIFDQIIGNRGRSRWQDVWNGIQAAYRVGFDPLKLNVVVIPNVNDHEVLDLAALTIDKQWHVRFIEFMPIGNAQLFGDHGWISSEELRQSIRERWGLTESQVRGSGPADVFQIPGAKGTLGFISQMSECFCDRCNRMRLSADGWLRPCLLNETGQIDLKTALRAGISTADLREQVRELLALKPEINFKQRFSGTKTGAYTRTMSQIGG; encoded by the coding sequence ATGAACCAGGTAGATTATCTCCGGATTAGTTTAATTGATCGCTGTAATTTCCGTTGTCAATACTGTATGCCAGAGGGGGAAGAACTAGATTATATTCTCAAGCAAAATTTATTGACTGATGAGGAAATGCTCACCCTCATTCAAGAGGTGTTTATTCCTGTTGGATTTACCCGGTTTAGGCTAACTGGAGGGGAACCGCTTTTACGTCCGCGTGTGGTGGAGTTGGTGAGGGCGATCGCTTCTTTTCCCCAAACCCAAGATGTCTCAATGACGACTAACGGCTTTTTACTCGCCCCGATGGCACAAAGCCTTTATGATGCTGGTTTACGGCGCATTAATATCAGCTTGGATTCTCTTGAGCCTGACATTTTTGACCAAATTATTGGCAATCGCGGGCGATCGCGCTGGCAAGATGTATGGAATGGAATTCAAGCAGCTTATCGTGTGGGCTTCGATCCGCTAAAACTCAATGTAGTTGTGATCCCCAATGTCAACGACCACGAAGTTTTAGATCTTGCAGCTTTAACCATTGATAAACAATGGCACGTCCGATTTATTGAATTTATGCCAATTGGTAATGCTCAATTATTTGGCGATCACGGTTGGATATCTTCGGAAGAGTTACGGCAAAGCATCCGCGAACGTTGGGGCTTGACAGAAAGCCAAGTACGTGGTAGTGGGCCTGCTGATGTATTTCAGATTCCCGGAGCGAAGGGAACACTAGGATTTATCAGTCAGATGTCGGAGTGTTTTTGCGATCGGTGTAACCGGATGCGCCTTTCTGCTGATGGTTGGTTGCGTCCGTGTTTATTGAATGAAACTGGGCAAATAGATTTAAAAACTGCTCTCCGCGCGGGTATAAGTACTGCCGACTTACGGGAGCAGGTGAGGGAATTATTGGCACTAAAGCCTGAAATTAATTTTAAACAGCGCTTTTCAGGTACTAAAACAGGTGC